TCTTGGGATTCCTCAAGCTAACCGTGAGGTCTTTCAAATGCTCTTTGAACACGGGTATATTTCTAATGAACTTTCTTTGTCGTTACAGCAAATGGTTGGCTTTAGAAATATTTTGGTGCACGATTACAAGCGAATAAATCTTGATATTGTTGTTACAATTATTAAAGAAAAGGTTGCAGATATTGATAAGTTTAGGCATGTTTTGTTAAGTGTGTAACTCTTTTCCTTTTGTTTATTAAATGACGACACAATTACTTAAAAATCAG
The Williamwhitmania taraxaci genome window above contains:
- the hepT gene encoding type VII toxin-antitoxin system HepT family RNase toxin produces the protein MDNTLLNKSETLSKCLKRIEDEYREHEHDFTVNFTVQDAIMLNLERAIQACIDAGAHIIRKQNLGIPQANREVFQMLFEHGYISNELSLSLQQMVGFRNILVHDYKRINLDIVVTIIKEKVADIDKFRHVLLSV